CCACGTTTTAAAAGGTAGCGTGATAGCTAGAAGTAGTGGTGGATATTTTTACGTATTGCCTGCAAGTATCTCAAAATTAAAAAGTGAGCAGCGCGATCTGCTTGATAAAAAAGATGAAATTCTATATGAATACTCTAAAAATATAAGTTCTGTATTTCATAAAAATCTTATGTTTTTAAAATTTATAAACTCTGCTTTTGATCATATCGATGCTCTTATGGCAAGAGCTTCAATGGCAAAATTAGGTGATTTGGATTTTGTTCTTAGTGATAGTAGTAAAGATATCATTTTAAAGGATTTTGCTCATCCTGCACTTAAAAATCCTAAACGAATTAGCGTGAGTTTTAAAGGCAAAGTTCTGCTTATAACAGGCGTGAATGCCGGCGGAAAAAGTATGCTATTAAAAAGCATACTAAGTGCAGCTCTGCTCTCAAAATACCTTCTTCCTATGAGTATAAACTCGCAGTGTAGCCATATAGGCACATTTAAAGAGTTTGATGCTATCATAGAAGATCCGCAAAATGCAAAGAACGATATATCTACGTTTGCAGGTAGAATGCTGCATTTTTCTAAAATCTTTGGTAAAAAATCTTTGCTAATCGGAGTTGATGAGATAGAGTTAGGAACAGACTTTGAAGAAGCGGCCAGTCTTTATAGTGCGATCATAGACAAACTTTTAGAAAATGATATAAAAATGGTTATAACCACTCACCACAAACGACTTGCTATGCTACTTGCTAAAAATAGCGAAGTGGAGCTTTTAGCCGCACTTTATGATGAAGCAAACTCAAGACCAAAGTATGAGTTTTTAGCTGGAATTATAGGCAAATCTTACGCTTTTGAAACAGCTGTTCGTTACGGAATACCATCAAATTTAGTAGCTTTAGCTAAAAAAACTTACGGCGAAGATAAAGAAAATTTAAATGAAGCCATAAGCAAGGCTATAAATTTAGAAATGGAGTTAAAAGTCAAGCTAAATGAAGTAAATTTAAAAGAAGAGAAGCTAAACTCGCTTTTACAAAGTTTAAAAGATCAAAAAGAAAAAGTAGATGAAGACTTAAAAAGAGCTGTTTCTAAGCTAGAGTTTGAGTATTATAAAGCTATAAATGAAGCAAAAAGAGGAGTAAGCCTAACAGACACAAAAGAGAAGCAAAGAAGTATAAATAAGGCAAATGAGCTAGTTACTAAGATAGAAAAACCGCAAAATTTAATAGAGCCTTTGGAGCTAAAAATAGGCGATAAAGTAAAATACGAAAAGATAAAAGGCGAAGTGCTTAGTCTAAATAAAAATGAAGCTACTATCTTAAGCGATGGAATGAAACTAAGAGTTCCTATAACTCTTTTAAAAAGAAGTGGAAACATTCCAAATTTAACAAAGAAAAATATAAGCGTAAAAGTATCTCGTCCGGTGAGTGCAAGTGTGGTTTTAGATCTTCACGGACTCAGGGGCGAAGAGGCTATAGATAGATTAGATAAATTTATCTCAGATGCTTTGATAGCTGGATTTGATGAGGTTTTAATAAAGCATGGTATCGGCACAGGCAAGCTAGCGTATGCCGTAAAAGAGTTTTTAAAATCCCACCCAAGTGTTAAAGCATTTAGAGATGGGGCACCAAGCGAGGGTGGTTTTGGTAGTAAAGTAGTGAAATTATAAAATTAAATCATTAAGTAGAGTTATTTTTATGATAAAATATAAAAATTTAAAAAAGGTTAATGATGGTTAGAGTAGTTAAACATCCGGTTATTTACGCATTCTTGATATTTCTTATTATAAATATCGTTATTTTTATTGTGAAATTTGAAACCGCTTATAATTTTGATAACAATAGAAGCAATAAAATGGATTCTGAGATTATGATGAGTATGCTAAAATCATCGTTGAAAGATCAAAATATCAGCAAAAGCAAAATCACCGAGCTGTTTAACCATCTTCAAGTAGATGGCTGGATAGTTAAATTTGATGAAAATAAGACCATATCTTATATATTTAGCAACAAAAATGTAAAATTACCACTAAATGAGATCGAAACAAATAAAATGTTTTTTGAAAACGGCTTTTATAAAGAAAAGTTTTTGTTAAATAACAGAGTTGATATCTTGCATTTTGATGAGATAAGCAACAATCTTTTTGTAGGATATAAATTTAATGCATCTGTAGAAGATAATGAATTTGTGGTAAAAGATTTTATGTCGTGGTTTTTTGCAAATATGGCAATTACTTTTATATTTAGCTTTATTTTGATGCTTGCTTTGATATATAAATTTAAAAAAGATAAGAAAAAGTGGATTGAAAAGCAAAACTACATAGAGTCTGTACATAATGAAAACAAAAAATTATCTAGGTTATTAAATAGCGATCATATAACAAATTTACCAAACAGGCTAGCTTTGGAAAATGAGATCAAAACTATGGAAAATCCTAAAATTTTTGTAATCGAAATAGATGATTATATAAATACACTTAGTTATTACGGAAATGAGATTTTCAACAAAGTGTTGATTATATTTTCAGATCTATTGAGGGATTTTTCAGAGCAAAGAAATATGAAAGCATATAAGATATCAGATAGTCAGTTTGCTGTATGTGGGGATAGCGATCTGTTTTTTGAAGATTATGAACGTATAGCAAAAGATATGATAGATAGTTTTAAAATATGTAGCATAGAAGTAGATAAAGATGAGCGTATCTGCGTGGAAGTACGCTGTACTATAGGATTTTGTATAGAAAAAGAAGATACATTAAACAAAGCTCTTATAGCTTTAAATGAAGCATCTATTTTGCGTAAGAATTTGTTGTGCTATTTTGACAATATAAACAATAAGCATAAATACAAATCAAAGATAGAAAATTACTCTCTTATACAAAACGCGATTTTAAATAATAAAGTAGTTTCGTACTATCAGCCTATCTTTGACAAGGATAAAAATATAGTTAAATATGAAACTTTAGTCAGGATAAAGAGCGACAATGGAGGCATAATACTTCCAGGAAATTTTCTAAAAGATTCAAAAGATATCAAGTGTTATAATGAAATAGAAAAAATACTTATAGAAAAAAGTTTAATAGACTTAAAAGAAAACCCAGATGTGACTATATCTATAAATTTAAGCATGGCAGATATGACTAATGACGATGTGAGTCTATTTTTGATGGATATGATTCGTAAGCTACAGATATCAGATAGACTTATTTTTGAGATATTAGAAGATGAAAATATAACAGACTTTCAAAGAGTAAATAGCTTTTTGGATAAAGCTAGAAAAATGGGTGTAAGGATAGCTATAGACGACTTTGGTAGCGGATATAGTAATTTTTCATATATACTAAAGCTAAAACCCGATTATATAAAGATAGATGGATCTATCATCAAAAATATAGATAAAGACAAAGATTCATATGCTATGGCTGGTGCTATAGTCGACTTTGCAAAGAAGCTCGGTATAAAAACTATAGCTGAGTTTGTACATTCTAAAGAGGTATTTGATATATGTGTTGCTCTTGGAGTAGATGAGTTTCAAGGATTTTATCTAAGCGATCCAAAAGATGGTTTTATAAAAAATATTTAAAGGTTAAATATGGAGTCTTTTATCCAAGGCTTACTTCTTGGTTTTGGTGCGGCAGTTCCAATTGGTCCTGTAAATATACTTATTATGTCATATTCTCTAAAGAGATACGCACTTGGCGTGGGAGTTGGTTTAGGAGCGATGAGCGTGGATATATTTTATATGCTGCTTATGAGTTTTGGTCTGCTTAAATTTTTAAATCAACCGATGTTTTTAAATTTACTCTCTATATTTGGTTTTTTATTTTTATTATACATTGCGTACTTGACTTATAAGAGTGCTGATTTGCTTGTAGCTAAGGAACCAAATTTAAAAGAAAATTCGTTTTTATCTTGTTATGCTAAAGGTGTGCTTTTAAATTTAGTAAATCCATATATTATAGGATTTTGGATATCGGTTTCTAGTTTTGCGGCTAGTTCAAGTAACGCTCTTATGAGTCTTAGCGGACTTATCATATCTATCGGGCTTTGGATTTTAGGATTACCTTTGGTCGTTAGTAAGTCAAAGCGTTTTATATCTCAAACTACGGCAAAGATATTTGCTTATGTTTCTGCGCTACTTATGGTCGTTTTTGCTTTTATGCTTATTTATAATACATTTTTTAAAGGCTAAATTATGGAAGTTATAGAGGTACTTCAAGAACTTTTAAGGTTTAAAAGTATAACTCATGATGATGATGGAGCTATGAATTATATAGATATGTTTATGGATGACTTTTCTGCAGAGTTTGTAGAAGCAAGTGGCGTAAAAAATCTCATTTTGACAAAAAAATTTGGAAGTGGTGCTCATCTGTGTTTTGCAGGGCATATAGACGTTGTTCCAGCTGGAGAAGGTTGGGATAGCGATCCTTTTGAGCCTGAGCTAAAAGATGGTTTTATATACGCAAGGGGCGCCCAAGATATGAAAAGTGGAGTTGCAGCTTTTTTATGTGCATGTAAAGACGCTACTAAATTTGATGGAACTCTTAGCGTGATACTCACTAGCGATGAAGAAGGCGACGCTATTTTTGGTACTTTTGAGGCTTTAAAATATTTAAAGCAAAAAGATAGGCTTCCTGATTTTGCGATAGTTGCAGAGCCTACTTGTGAAAAAATTATGGGCGACTCTCTTAAAGTAGGACGTAGAGGCTCTATAAATGGAGTTGTCGTAGTAAAAGGTGTGCAAGGTCACGTGGCATATCCGCAAAAATGTATAAACCCAGCTCATCAAGTAGCTTCAGTTTTAGCTGATTTTGCAGGTTTTAATCTAGATAGTGGAAGTAAGTATTTTGAAGAGAGTAAAATAGTCATAACAGATATTAGGGGTGGTATGGAAGTTACAAATGTTACTCCTGGTAGCATAAAAATAATGTTTAATGTAAGAAATTCAGATCAAACTAGCTACGAAGATGTCAAAAAATATACTGAACATATTTTTCATGGGTTTGATTTTGTTTTAAATTTAAAACAGAGTTCAAAACCATTTTTGACAGACGAAAATTCGAAAATAGTAACTTCTTTATCAGATAGTATCTATAAGATCTGTGGCATAAAACCGGCTCTAAGCACGGCAGGTGGCACAAGCGATGCAAGGTATTTTGCTGCGTTTGGTATCCCAGTAGTTGAGTTTGGTGTCGTAAATGATAGAATTCACGCAGCAAATGAACGCGTGAGTGTAGATGAAGTGCAGCGTTTGTATGAAGTATTTTCAAATCTAATACAAACCTTTTAAGCCAGTTTTCGTTATTTTTTTCAAATTAATTTAATAAAGTTTTATATATACTATCTAACAAAATTTTAGGAGCCAAAATCATGAAAGAAAAGCATTATGAAGTCGCCATAGTAGGTGGCGGTATCAGCGGTGCGGCATTATTATACGAGCTTGCAAGATATACCGATATAAATAGTTTAGTGTTGATAGAAAAATACGGCGGACTTGCAACACTAAATTCAAAAGGAACTGCGAATTCTCAAACCGTACATTGCGGTGATATAGAAACTAACTATACTTTTGAGAAAGCTAGTAAAGTCAGAAGAACAGCTGCAATGGTTGTAAAATATGGTATTCAGCATAATCTTCAAGGCAAATATATGTTTGATGGTCAAAAAATGGCTATCGGCGTCGGTGATAGCGAAGTAGAATACATAAAAAAACGTTACGAAGAGTTTAAGCCATTATATCCATATATAGAATTCTACGACAAAGAAGAGTTAGCTAAGATAGAACCTAAAATTATTTACGACAAAAACGGAAATCAAAGAAGCGAAAATGTAGTAGGTATGGGCGTTAAAAGTGGTGTTTATACTACTGTTGATTTTGGAGCATTTACATCTACGTTTGTAGATAATGCAAGAAAAGAGGGTAAAGAGTGCGACTTATATCTAAATAGCGAAGTTACAGATATAAATCAAGTCGGAGATAAATTCTACATAACCACAAAAAATGGGCTTTCTATAAGTGCTGATTTTGTTGTGGTAAATGCCGGTGCTCACTCACTATTTTTAGCTCACAGAATGGGGTATGGTTTAAATTTTGGTTGTTTGCCTATGGCAGGAAGCTTTTATCTAACAAAACAAAAACTTCTAAACGGCAAGGTTTATATGGTGCAAAATCCAAAATTACCTTTTGCTGCTTTGCACGGAGATCCTGATATCTTAGCAGATGGTTGTACTCGTTTTGGACCAACTGCTCTTGCTCTGCCAAAACTAGAAAGATATCATGGCACTTATAGAAGTTTTATGGATTTTTGTAAGACTTTAAATTTTGATGGCGACATAGTTAAGATATTTTATGATCTGCTAAAAGATAGCGAGATTAGAAATTACATTCTTAGAAATTTTATGTTTGAAGTTCCATATTTAAATAAAAAACTATTTGTAAAAGATGCTAGAAAGATCGTCCCTAGTCTAGAAGTCAGCGATATTTACTACGCAAGAGGGTTTGGCGGAGTTAGACCTCAAGTCTTAAATAAAACAGAGAAAAAATTAATGCTCGGTGAGGCTAGTATAAATACTGAAAAAGGCATTATCTTTAATATGACGCCAAGTCCAGGAGCTACTAGCTGCTTAGGAAATGCAGAACGCGACGTAAAAGAAATATGCAAATTCCTTAATAAAAACTTTAATGAAGAGAAATTTAACCAAGAGCTGGTTGATTAAGATTAAATTTGAACAATAACGATAAACAAAATAAGAGTAGTCTTTATATAAACCAAGATTTATACAAAGAAGGGAATGATGATGCACAATACTCTTATGAAAGCCTTGATTTTGGTTGTGAAAATGGCAGATTTCTTTTAACTCCTAAAATTAATGTCTTAGGGTGCGATAAAAGTCCTAAGATACTTGAAATTTGCAAGTCTATACGTCCAGATCATTGCAAGACATCGATGCTAAATTTGATAAAAATATGCTTGATTTTATTTATTTTGCAAAAAATGGCGATTTATACAAAAGTTCTGTATTTCATATAACCAAGCATTATTATACTTCAAAAGATATTTTAGAACTATCAAAAGTATCAAATTTAAAGCAAGTAAAAAGACTAAACGTAAATCTTTTTAGCGATCATCTTGCTAATAAGGTGCTTTATATATTTCAAAAGCAGTTTTAGCAACCAAATTGTTATTTAAATTTGTTATAATTTATAATAAAAAACAAGGAGCAAAATTCTATGATAAGTAAAAGAACGAAGATCGTAGCTACGGTCGGCCCTGCAAGTGATAGTTTGGAGACTATAGAGGCGTTAGCAAAAGAGGGTGTAAATGTATTTAGACTAAATTTCTCTCACGGAACACACGAATACCATAAATCAACTCTTGATAAAGTAAGACAAGCTGAAAAAAATTTAGGCATTAGACTTGGAATTTTGCAAGATATTTGCGGGCCAAAGATAAGAGTAGGAAAGCTTGAAAATCCGTTTGAACTAAAAGCCGGAGATAAACTTATAGTTGTAAAAGATGATATTATCGGAGTTCAAGTCTCTCAAAATGAGTATAAACTTAGTATAAATCATCCTGAAATCTCAAGCCTTATAAAAGAGGGCGAGTATATATATCTATATGATGGAATGATCAGAGCTAAAGTCATAAAAGTAGCAGATCAAATAGAGACGATTGTAGAAAATGATGGAGTTTTAAATTCAAATAAAGGCGTAAATTTTCCAAATACAAAGCTAAATATCGAAGTCATCACAGACAAAGATAAAAAAGATCTAGAGTGGGGTGCAAAAAATGGTGTGGATTTTGTAGCAGTTAGCTTTGTGCAAAATGCAAAAGATGTGCAAAAAGCCAAAGATCTTATAAAAGAATTTGGCGGACACGCTAAAGTTTTTGCCAAAATAGAAAAATTTGATGCAGTTGAAAATATAGATGAAATAATCTGCTTAAGCGATGGTATAATGATAGCTAGAGGCGATCTTGGTATAGAAGTTCCTTATTACAAAGTACCATCTATCCAAAAAAGTATCATAAGAAAGGCAAATGAAGCAAATAAGCCAGTCATCACAGCAACTCAGATGATGCTCTCAATGGCAAAAAATGAAAGCGCAACAAGAGCCGAGATCAGCGACGTGGCAAACGCAGTTTTAGATGGAACTGACGCAGTTATGCTAAGCGAAGAAAGTGCTGTTGGTATAAATCCAGTCGCAGTCGTAAGAGCAATGAGCGCAACAATAGCAGAGAGCGAAAAGATATATCCTTATGGTAAATTTGATGAGTTTTCATTTACAGATGAAACAGATATGGTAGCAAGCTCGACTTCAAGACTAGCTACTAGGATAGGAGTTTGTGCTATAGTGTCTATAACAAGCTCAGGTCAAAGTGCTGTTAAAATGGCTAGAAATCGTCCAAATATGGATATTATAGCTGTGACTCACGATGAAGAGACCGCTAGAAGCTTGACTATAGTTTGGGGTGTTGAACCCTCACTTGTCGTACAAAAAAGTAGGTTAAATATCTTACTTGCAAATGTGATTCAAGGGCTTTATAAAAAAGGTCTTATAAGTGATGAATGCACCTATATAATGACTGCTGGTTATCCAACAGGAGCTATAGGAAGCACAAATTTTATAAGAATACTTAAAAAAGATCAAATAGATTATTATTTAGACGCTGCTATATAACGGAGATGGTTTGGAAAAGTTAGAATTAAATATCAAAAATATTTCTGTTCCAGTTATTTACGAATACGACAATACTTTGCCATTAGTAAGCTTAAAGCTTGTTTTTAAGGTAGCTGGAAGCATACAAAACAAAAAGCCCGGTCTTGCTTCTATGTGCGCTGAGCTTTTAAGTGAGGGAACTAAAAAACTTGGAGTAAATGAGTTTTATAAACGCCTTGATGAGAGAGCTGTGTATCTAAACATATCTGCTGGTTTTGAAACATTTGTTATAGAGATAGACTGCTTAAAAGAGTATTTTAAATTTGCCCTTGATAGCTTAAAAGAGCTCTTAGAAGATCCAAACTATACTGAAGAAACACTAGAAAAACTAAAAGCTCAAACTCTAGGTGATATAGCAGCAAATGCTACTGACTTTGACTATCAAGCAAAAATAGAGCTAAATAAAATTCTTTTTGAAGGCTCTAACCTAGCAGATCCTAGCATCGGCACTAAAAGTAGCGTAGAGCTTATAAATTTAGAAGATATCAGAGATTTTATAAGCTCAAATTTAGATATATCAAATTTATTTTTAGTATTAGGTGGAGATGTTAGATTTGATTTTGCTGATTTTATAAATTTACTAGAGCCTCTAAATTTAGGTGAAAAAAGAGAGCTTAAAAAGATTGTTACAAGTAGTTCTAAGCAAAAGAAGATTATAAAAAAAGATAGTGAGCAAGCTTACGTGTATTTTGGGGCTCCATTTAATGTGCCACCACAGCAAAAATTTATGGCTAACGTGGCTATGTTTATACTAGGAAGTAGCGGGTTTGGCTCTAGATTTATGGAAGAAATTCGTGTAAAAAGAGGCTTGGCATACTCTGTTTATATAATGAATTTTTTAAATTTATCAAATACTTCGGCGATGGGATATCTGCAAACAAAAAATGAAAGCAAAGATGAAGCAGTAAAAGTGGTGCTTAGTGAGCTTGAGAAATTTGTAAAATTTGGCGTAACAAGTAAAGAGCTTGACGCTGCTAAGAGTTTTTTGCTAGGTAGTGAGCCGCTTAGCAAAGAGACGCTTTTTAAGCGTTTGGATATAGCTCAAAATGACTATTATATGGGTTATGAACTCGGTGAATTTGATAAAAATTTAGAAAAAATCAAAAATCTTGAGTTAAAAACGCTCAACGATTTTATCCTCTCTCACAAAGAGATATTAGATCAATCATTTGCCATAATCACAAATGAAATTTGAAACTAGCGACACAAAAGAGCTTAAAGATATAGGCATAAGCTCTTTGCTAGATCTCGCTCTTAGGTTTCCTAAAAGTTATGATGATCTAAGCATCAAAGACAGACCAAATGAAGGTATAAATACCGTCCAAATAGAGATCAAATTTAGCAAAAGAAGTGCTTCTATGCTAAGTGTGATTGCTTTTTGTATTACTTGGAACGTAGAAGTAAGAGTTGTGATTTTTAATGCCAAACCATGGCACTACTCTACTTTTAGAAGTAAAAAGATCATTTTTATAAATGCAAGATCAGTCTATGCTTATGGTAGTTGGCAGTTTATAAATCCAAAAGTCGTCACTAAAATAGGCTCTATATTGCCACACTATAAAACAAGTATGCAAGACTCAAAGCTTGCTAAACTGATACGAAAATATGTAACTCATCAAAATCTTAGCAATGAAGGCTTAAACGAAAATGAGATAAATTTGCTTTTAAAAATTCACGAAAACAGCTCTGAGAGCGTAAATATTATATCAAATTTAAAACAAGACAAAAATGCTGTAAATATACTTAAATTTATAGAAATTTATAATTATATGAAAAAGCTTAACGGTAAAAAAATAAATTTTAAAGCTGAAAAATTTGATATTTTTGACATTACAAGCTGGATAAGCTCACTTCCTTTTAAGCCTACAAATGACCAAATAAATGCTTTGCAAGACATAAAAAACGATTTTTTAAAGGGTGAGGCTTCAAAACGCGTTGTTATGGGAGATGTGGGTAGCGGAAAAACTCTAGTTATCTTAGGAGCTGCTCTTATGGTATATCCAAAAACAGCGATTTTAATGGCGCCGACTAGCATTTTGGCTGAACAAATTTATAGTGAGGCAAAAAGGTTGTTACCTGAGTTTATGAACGTGATGCTAGTCAAAAAAGGTGCAAAAGATAGTGATTTTAAAGGAGTAAATTTGATCATAGGAACGCACGTTTTGCTTTATCAAAGCTTACCTAAAGTTCCGCTAGTAATGGTTGATGAGCAGCATAGATTTGGCTCAAATCAGCGTCAAAAGATAGACGAACTTACAAAAAGCACTCTTACTAAAGCTCATTTTTTGCAGTTTAGCGCTACGCCGATCCCTAGAACACTTAGTCTTATCCGCTCAGAACTAGTCAGTTTTAGTTTTTTAAAAGAGATACCATTTAAGAAAAATATCCATACGATTTTGATTCAAAACGATGGATTTAACTCTTTAATGTCTCATATAAAAGCTCAAATTTCAGCTGGTAAGCAAGCTATCATCGTATATCCTTTGGTTGAGGTTAGCGAAGTTAGCAACTATCAAAGTT
The sequence above is a segment of the Campylobacter hyointestinalis subsp. lawsonii genome. Coding sequences within it:
- a CDS encoding endonuclease MutS2 — translated: MEELFRKLDLNEYLDKFNSLLARPKPLFISGDSKVNYEKLSEISNIELRYPPSVINLDDALARLSKQAILHISEIYEFVKIIRYFLYLKKLKFENKMKAYLDKIDIPVLVSGICDYFDENGEFKDSVDDRLSAINLSFKNKKDEINAELKRLIYTKSIAPYLVDTQIHFINDNEALLVRGGFNHVLKGSVIARSSGGYFYVLPASISKLKSEQRDLLDKKDEILYEYSKNISSVFHKNLMFLKFINSAFDHIDALMARASMAKLGDLDFVLSDSSKDIILKDFAHPALKNPKRISVSFKGKVLLITGVNAGGKSMLLKSILSAALLSKYLLPMSINSQCSHIGTFKEFDAIIEDPQNAKNDISTFAGRMLHFSKIFGKKSLLIGVDEIELGTDFEEAASLYSAIIDKLLENDIKMVITTHHKRLAMLLAKNSEVELLAALYDEANSRPKYEFLAGIIGKSYAFETAVRYGIPSNLVALAKKTYGEDKENLNEAISKAINLEMELKVKLNEVNLKEEKLNSLLQSLKDQKEKVDEDLKRAVSKLEFEYYKAINEAKRGVSLTDTKEKQRSINKANELVTKIEKPQNLIEPLELKIGDKVKYEKIKGEVLSLNKNEATILSDGMKLRVPITLLKRSGNIPNLTKKNISVKVSRPVSASVVLDLHGLRGEEAIDRLDKFISDALIAGFDEVLIKHGIGTGKLAYAVKEFLKSHPSVKAFRDGAPSEGGFGSKVVKL
- a CDS encoding EAL domain-containing protein; its protein translation is MVRVVKHPVIYAFLIFLIINIVIFIVKFETAYNFDNNRSNKMDSEIMMSMLKSSLKDQNISKSKITELFNHLQVDGWIVKFDENKTISYIFSNKNVKLPLNEIETNKMFFENGFYKEKFLLNNRVDILHFDEISNNLFVGYKFNASVEDNEFVVKDFMSWFFANMAITFIFSFILMLALIYKFKKDKKKWIEKQNYIESVHNENKKLSRLLNSDHITNLPNRLALENEIKTMENPKIFVIEIDDYINTLSYYGNEIFNKVLIIFSDLLRDFSEQRNMKAYKISDSQFAVCGDSDLFFEDYERIAKDMIDSFKICSIEVDKDERICVEVRCTIGFCIEKEDTLNKALIALNEASILRKNLLCYFDNINNKHKYKSKIENYSLIQNAILNNKVVSYYQPIFDKDKNIVKYETLVRIKSDNGGIILPGNFLKDSKDIKCYNEIEKILIEKSLIDLKENPDVTISINLSMADMTNDDVSLFLMDMIRKLQISDRLIFEILEDENITDFQRVNSFLDKARKMGVRIAIDDFGSGYSNFSYILKLKPDYIKIDGSIIKNIDKDKDSYAMAGAIVDFAKKLGIKTIAEFVHSKEVFDICVALGVDEFQGFYLSDPKDGFIKNI
- a CDS encoding LysE family translocator, producing MESFIQGLLLGFGAAVPIGPVNILIMSYSLKRYALGVGVGLGAMSVDIFYMLLMSFGLLKFLNQPMFLNLLSIFGFLFLLYIAYLTYKSADLLVAKEPNLKENSFLSCYAKGVLLNLVNPYIIGFWISVSSFAASSSNALMSLSGLIISIGLWILGLPLVVSKSKRFISQTTAKIFAYVSALLMVVFAFMLIYNTFFKG
- the dapE gene encoding succinyl-diaminopimelate desuccinylase, translating into MEVIEVLQELLRFKSITHDDDGAMNYIDMFMDDFSAEFVEASGVKNLILTKKFGSGAHLCFAGHIDVVPAGEGWDSDPFEPELKDGFIYARGAQDMKSGVAAFLCACKDATKFDGTLSVILTSDEEGDAIFGTFEALKYLKQKDRLPDFAIVAEPTCEKIMGDSLKVGRRGSINGVVVVKGVQGHVAYPQKCINPAHQVASVLADFAGFNLDSGSKYFEESKIVITDIRGGMEVTNVTPGSIKIMFNVRNSDQTSYEDVKKYTEHIFHGFDFVLNLKQSSKPFLTDENSKIVTSLSDSIYKICGIKPALSTAGGTSDARYFAAFGIPVVEFGVVNDRIHAANERVSVDEVQRLYEVFSNLIQTF
- a CDS encoding FAD-dependent oxidoreductase, whose protein sequence is MKEKHYEVAIVGGGISGAALLYELARYTDINSLVLIEKYGGLATLNSKGTANSQTVHCGDIETNYTFEKASKVRRTAAMVVKYGIQHNLQGKYMFDGQKMAIGVGDSEVEYIKKRYEEFKPLYPYIEFYDKEELAKIEPKIIYDKNGNQRSENVVGMGVKSGVYTTVDFGAFTSTFVDNARKEGKECDLYLNSEVTDINQVGDKFYITTKNGLSISADFVVVNAGAHSLFLAHRMGYGLNFGCLPMAGSFYLTKQKLLNGKVYMVQNPKLPFAALHGDPDILADGCTRFGPTALALPKLERYHGTYRSFMDFCKTLNFDGDIVKIFYDLLKDSEIRNYILRNFMFEVPYLNKKLFVKDARKIVPSLEVSDIYYARGFGGVRPQVLNKTEKKLMLGEASINTEKGIIFNMTPSPGATSCLGNAERDVKEICKFLNKNFNEEKFNQELVD
- the pyk gene encoding pyruvate kinase produces the protein MSKRTKIVATVGPASDSLETIEALAKEGVNVFRLNFSHGTHEYHKSTLDKVRQAEKNLGIRLGILQDICGPKIRVGKLENPFELKAGDKLIVVKDDIIGVQVSQNEYKLSINHPEISSLIKEGEYIYLYDGMIRAKVIKVADQIETIVENDGVLNSNKGVNFPNTKLNIEVITDKDKKDLEWGAKNGVDFVAVSFVQNAKDVQKAKDLIKEFGGHAKVFAKIEKFDAVENIDEIICLSDGIMIARGDLGIEVPYYKVPSIQKSIIRKANEANKPVITATQMMLSMAKNESATRAEISDVANAVLDGTDAVMLSEESAVGINPVAVVRAMSATIAESEKIYPYGKFDEFSFTDETDMVASSTSRLATRIGVCAIVSITSSGQSAVKMARNRPNMDIIAVTHDEETARSLTIVWGVEPSLVVQKSRLNILLANVIQGLYKKGLISDECTYIMTAGYPTGAIGSTNFIRILKKDQIDYYLDAAI
- a CDS encoding M16 family metallopeptidase, whose product is MEKLELNIKNISVPVIYEYDNTLPLVSLKLVFKVAGSIQNKKPGLASMCAELLSEGTKKLGVNEFYKRLDERAVYLNISAGFETFVIEIDCLKEYFKFALDSLKELLEDPNYTEETLEKLKAQTLGDIAANATDFDYQAKIELNKILFEGSNLADPSIGTKSSVELINLEDIRDFISSNLDISNLFLVLGGDVRFDFADFINLLEPLNLGEKRELKKIVTSSSKQKKIIKKDSEQAYVYFGAPFNVPPQQKFMANVAMFILGSSGFGSRFMEEIRVKRGLAYSVYIMNFLNLSNTSAMGYLQTKNESKDEAVKVVLSELEKFVKFGVTSKELDAAKSFLLGSEPLSKETLFKRLDIAQNDYYMGYELGEFDKNLEKIKNLELKTLNDFILSHKEILDQSFAIITNEI
- the recG gene encoding ATP-dependent DNA helicase RecG codes for the protein MKFETSDTKELKDIGISSLLDLALRFPKSYDDLSIKDRPNEGINTVQIEIKFSKRSASMLSVIAFCITWNVEVRVVIFNAKPWHYSTFRSKKIIFINARSVYAYGSWQFINPKVVTKIGSILPHYKTSMQDSKLAKLIRKYVTHQNLSNEGLNENEINLLLKIHENSSESVNIISNLKQDKNAVNILKFIEIYNYMKKLNGKKINFKAEKFDIFDITSWISSLPFKPTNDQINALQDIKNDFLKGEASKRVVMGDVGSGKTLVILGAALMVYPKTAILMAPTSILAEQIYSEAKRLLPEFMNVMLVKKGAKDSDFKGVNLIIGTHVLLYQSLPKVPLVMVDEQHRFGSNQRQKIDELTKSTLTKAHFLQFSATPIPRTLSLIRSELVSFSFLKEIPFKKNIHTILIQNDGFNSLMSHIKAQISAGKQAIIVYPLVEVSEVSNYQSLSEASSFWMSKFKNIFITHGKDKLKDEVLKDFKEHGDILLTTTVVEVGISLPRLSTIVIVAAELLGLATLHQLRGRVGRNGGEGWCYLYTKLKNIPPRLKEFASTLDGFLVSEIDLKNRQAGDILDGRLQHGATFEYYDMEESITIEAKRRLSLFKKSNLSE